In Antechinus flavipes isolate AdamAnt ecotype Samford, QLD, Australia chromosome 3, AdamAnt_v2, whole genome shotgun sequence, a genomic segment contains:
- the LOC127557007 gene encoding small cysteine and glycine repeat-containing protein 1-like: MGYCGCGGCGGCGGLVAVAAVAVLVVPTGVGCFSAYCPCCCSCYGGCCSPQLSALAAPAALVAVALVAVVLAAIVVAVARAAAQKKCCCKKQCCC; this comes from the coding sequence ATGGGCTATTGTGGCTGTGGAGGCTGTGGTGGGTGCGGTGGCTTGGTGGCTGTGGCAGCTGTGGCCGTCCTTGTTGTACCAACTGGTGTAGGCTGTTTCTCTGCTTACTGCCCATGCTGCTGCAGCTGCTATGGAGGCTGCTGTAGCCCACAGTTGTCTGCTCTTGCAGCACCTGCTGCTCTGGTAGCTGTGGCTCTGGTGGCTGTGGTTCTTGCAGCTATAGTTGTGGCTGTGGCAAGGGCTGCTGCCCAAAAGAAATGCTGCTGCAAGAAACAATGTTGCTGTTAG